Part of the Campylobacter suis genome, CTGAAATTTTAAACATTGATGGCAAAGAGAGTATTTTATGAAAGACAAGAGTATGACAGAGGTTTATGAACACGAAATTCCAGTCGGTTCACGGCTTTATTTTGGCAAAAGTGCAGCGACAAAACGCAGTATCGAGCAACTTGCAAGTGATCTTTTAAATAGCGAGGGCTTTAGCGAAATTTTAACACCATTTTTTTCCTATCATCAGCATTTAAGTGTAAATCCTACTATGCTTTTAAGATTTAGCGACCATGCAAATCATGAAATAAGTTTGCGTGCAGATAGCACAGTTGATGTCGTTCGTATTGTTCGAGCAAGGCTAAAAGACGAACTTCATAAAAAGTGGTTTTACATCCAGCCGATATTTAAGTATCCAAGCAGCGAGTTTTATCAAATAGGAGCTGAACTGATCGGAGAAAGCGAGCTAAGCACTAGCGTGTCGCTTGTTTCAAATATTTTAAACCAGCTAAAATTTGATGCAGTTTTGCAGCTTAGTAATATCGAGATCCCGCATACTATATGTAAAATTCTAGGTCTTGATATAGAAATTTTTGAAAATGGACAGATAGAAAGAATTCTCTCGCAAAACATTCCTTGGCTTGAGTCTTTGGCTCTTTTATCAAACAAAAAAGAGCTTGAAGATGTGATAAGTGTAGTTCCAGACGCATTAAAAACGCCACTTAAAAATTTACTCACACTTGTTTGCTCGGTCAGTCATGAAAATATACGCATAGTCCCTCTTTACTACTCAAAAATGAGATATTATGATAAGTTGTTTTTTAGATTTTTAAGTCAAAACTCGATAATAGCAGGCGGAGGAAACTACGAGATAGACGGCGTTGCAAGCAGTGGTTTTGCTATTTATACAGATACTTTAGTTGATAAAATTATGGAAAGGTAGAAAATGAGAAAAGCTGATTTAGTTGTTGGAGTTCAGTGGGGAGATGAAGGTAAAGGTAAGATAGTTGATATGCTAGCAGCTGATTATAATCTTGTGTGTAGAAGCCAAGGCGGACATAATGCTGGTCATACTATATGGGTAAATGGCGTTAA contains:
- a CDS encoding ATP phosphoribosyltransferase regulatory subunit, which encodes MKDKSMTEVYEHEIPVGSRLYFGKSAATKRSIEQLASDLLNSEGFSEILTPFFSYHQHLSVNPTMLLRFSDHANHEISLRADSTVDVVRIVRARLKDELHKKWFYIQPIFKYPSSEFYQIGAELIGESELSTSVSLVSNILNQLKFDAVLQLSNIEIPHTICKILGLDIEIFENGQIERILSQNIPWLESLALLSNKKELEDVISVVPDALKTPLKNLLTLVCSVSHENIRIVPLYYSKMRYYDKLFFRFLSQNSIIAGGGNYEIDGVASSGFAIYTDTLVDKIMER